A genome region from Arachidicoccus soli includes the following:
- a CDS encoding pectinesterase family protein, with product MNNAFAQTKPTSKDLVVAQDGSGDFKNIQDAINAVRDLGPRQVTIHIKKGIYHEKVIIPSWKTGISLVGDDSGNTVIVYSDYSGKPVNCAIDAYGSTQISTYTSYTLLIQGDDCMVKNLTIINASGRVGQAVALHVEGDRCVVIDCRLMGNQDTLYLAKGSSRQYYKDCYIEGTTDFIFGEATAVFDHCIIKSLINSYITAAATTRQQAYGFVFMNCKLIADAAVKKVYLGRPWRPYAKTVYIDTEMGNQILPQGWDPWLGDAMFPNKYKTAFYAEYNSIGRGADKANRVSWSKQLTKIEAGEYTIKNILGGQDGWNPLQK from the coding sequence ATGAATAATGCATTTGCCCAAACAAAACCAACTTCAAAGGATCTGGTGGTCGCCCAAGATGGTAGCGGAGATTTTAAAAACATACAAGATGCCATTAACGCCGTGAGAGATCTGGGTCCACGTCAGGTTACCATCCATATTAAAAAGGGTATCTATCATGAAAAAGTTATCATACCTTCCTGGAAGACCGGAATATCTCTGGTAGGAGATGATTCAGGTAATACAGTTATTGTTTACAGTGACTATTCGGGTAAACCGGTCAACTGTGCAATAGATGCTTATGGCAGTACTCAAATTTCAACTTACACTTCATACACCTTATTAATACAAGGTGATGATTGTATGGTGAAAAACCTAACCATTATTAACGCTTCCGGCCGCGTAGGGCAGGCAGTAGCGCTGCATGTCGAGGGGGATCGTTGTGTCGTTATTGATTGCCGGTTGATGGGCAACCAGGATACCCTTTATCTCGCTAAAGGCAGCAGCCGTCAGTATTATAAGGATTGTTATATTGAGGGGACTACAGATTTTATCTTTGGTGAGGCTACTGCGGTATTTGACCATTGCATTATTAAAAGCCTTATCAATTCTTACATTACCGCTGCCGCCACTACTAGACAGCAAGCTTATGGCTTTGTATTCATGAACTGTAAATTAATAGCAGACGCTGCAGTTAAAAAGGTTTATCTGGGAAGGCCTTGGCGTCCTTATGCCAAAACGGTATATATTGACACTGAGATGGGCAACCAAATATTACCACAGGGTTGGGATCCATGGTTAGGGGATGCCATGTTTCCCAATAAATATAAAACTGCATTTTATGCTGAATATAATAGCATTGGGCGAGGGGCAGATAAGGCTAATCGTGTAAGCTGGTCCAAACAACTAACTAAAATTGAAGCCGGAGAATACACCATAAAAAATATCCTTGGAGGTCAGGACGGCTGGAATCCTTTACAAAAATAA
- a CDS encoding glycoside hydrolase family 88/105 protein, which produces MLIRRYLILWLLMLAVNTQAQLPYSQQMTNTVMRLWKDSLPTGNKWTYDQGVILKGIEGVWRQTGDSIYFNFIKNSMDKFVQTDGSIKTYNFNDLTLDNILCGRNLLMLYKVTREQKYLKAVQILRNQLRHQPRTPEGGFWHKKVYPNQMWLDGLYMAEPFYAEYASTFHEDTAFKDIALQFELINEHARDPKTDLIYHGWDASHKQKWSNPQTGNSSNFWGRAMGWYGMALVDVLQQFPADHPKYKVLLAILKDYCATITKYQDKSNGLWYEIVDKAHEKGNYPEASASCMFVYTIAKAVKENYINKKYLIVAKNGYEGIINKFITKDNNGLLSLEGTVQVGGLGGKPYRDGSYTYYLSEKVITNDAKGVGAFILASVEMENLLKNKNEWLPKKR; this is translated from the coding sequence ATGCTGATAAGAAGATATTTAATTCTATGGCTTTTAATGTTGGCGGTAAATACCCAGGCACAATTACCCTATTCGCAACAAATGACAAATACAGTAATGCGTCTTTGGAAGGATAGTTTACCAACCGGTAACAAATGGACTTATGACCAAGGTGTTATTTTAAAAGGTATTGAAGGAGTCTGGCGTCAAACGGGTGACAGTATATATTTTAATTTCATCAAGAATTCTATGGATAAGTTTGTACAAACCGATGGCAGCATAAAAACCTATAATTTTAATGATCTTACTTTGGATAATATTTTATGTGGAAGAAACCTACTTATGCTTTACAAAGTAACCCGCGAACAAAAATATCTCAAAGCGGTGCAGATATTGCGCAATCAATTGCGGCACCAGCCACGCACACCTGAAGGTGGTTTTTGGCATAAAAAAGTTTATCCTAATCAAATGTGGCTGGATGGCCTATACATGGCCGAACCCTTTTATGCAGAATATGCGAGTACTTTTCATGAAGATACGGCATTTAAGGACATTGCGCTTCAATTCGAATTAATCAATGAACACGCCCGCGACCCTAAAACAGATCTAATTTATCATGGTTGGGACGCCAGTCACAAACAAAAATGGTCCAATCCTCAAACCGGTAATTCTTCAAACTTTTGGGGGAGAGCCATGGGGTGGTATGGTATGGCCTTAGTAGATGTTTTGCAACAATTTCCGGCTGACCACCCTAAGTATAAAGTATTACTTGCAATTTTAAAGGATTATTGTGCTACTATAACCAAATATCAGGATAAGTCAAATGGTTTATGGTACGAAATAGTAGATAAAGCTCATGAAAAAGGTAATTATCCGGAAGCATCCGCTTCTTGTATGTTTGTGTACACCATTGCAAAAGCAGTTAAGGAGAATTATATTAATAAGAAATATTTGATTGTTGCGAAAAATGGCTATGAAGGCATTATAAATAAATTTATTACTAAGGATAATAATGGATTACTTTCATTAGAAGGTACCGTACAGGTAGGTGGGTTAGGAGGAAAACCATATCGGGACGGGAGTTATACTTATTATTTAAGTGAAAAGGTAATAACGAATGACGCTAAAGGCGTAGGTGCATTTATTTTGGCAAGTGTGGAAATGGAAAATTTATTAAAAAATAAAAATGAGTGGTTGCCGAAAAAACGCTAA
- a CDS encoding hybrid sensor histidine kinase/response regulator transcription factor → MEQKVLTERWMLPQIRIISGPLKKFIILLILLLSGNIVIKAQVKTRIDYYGTEDGLSHHIITTIIKDKDGFMWMGSWNGINRFDGEKFVSYKPSADDKYQLENNRIDQLVDDKIGSLWFKAYDKHIYRFDKKSRKFYPLYALLKNSSMHNIHFQNLFNSRDGLIWLLSENKGIFCINPKSALTKEYLHFSEKSKKPYRLTSNKINFFFEDKENNIWLGSEKGLNCLIAHRNLQYTSINPDAKLNKNVLMAAEDGKNVYFGTADGMLLLFDKQKRNLSYIRLCHSSINSLIRSKVSNLLYITTVNGELISINTLNHVIQKRGPGLGELWRIYEDHSGVLWIEPRKYGAVKFDPSTGKFSIIRMEHSSFNQSNKTSFFKVLEDINGNIWINTKDNGFGYYDKEANIIRHIPYGDRGNSFPGFVEFAYYDTSGVFWVKSDRGGIIKVALQRNNFNRKLLKLPQDLESENDVRAVFADRNNRIWFATKSSDIYIVDNYKKLHPVFLNISSKMMGPIYTICEDSKGRIWMGSKTNGIFVATPVGKDKLTYKVVHYGKSSVSDGLTSNQIYSIVQDKYGNMWLGSFDGGLMKIMETPEGFKDRFFFHNYPKTGFNKIRDLHFDFKGNLWIGTTGGLIIMDGQSDTADPQFISYRKLSTQQGSLGNNDIQDIYEDSEKRIWLATSGGGLAQAIGRSIKNLKFRNYTVQDGLPNDFIYSIVEDNIGNLWVATENGLSKFNYSTGAFINYNFYDGLPGTPFSEGVGAKDMRGNIYFGLTKGYLQFNPQNLNNNRIKGSLVFTNLQINNKNEILGMNDNLNGQDINYLHKLVLKYNQNVLRLDCALLDYRFKGKELIAYRLKGFDSSWYKADQNTQITYTNLPAGKYQLEIKALRKDLYTNNVYRTLSIIVKPAPWKTWWAYTLYAIASITLIVILSRSLFTMLKLRHNIELEKKLAALKLNFFTNVSHELRTPLTLILGPLEQLSQKENFSSEGRDYLQVIKKNATRMAHYINQLLELRKLQAGSAKLNILYIDIIELVKNCGQHFLAAAKNKGIHFHINNTSEKLFAFVDAEKIDTVIYNLLSNAFKFTPDGKPIEVLIELFPDSGTFQVSVSDEGPGVPEEDLPKIFELFNRGNELNNHSNGTGIGLALCRELVALHKGNIAATNRKTGGLAISFIIDCNINKQTEQSVPQKSFVLHEKLAMENDALNPDIPTHVTSNMSLVLLVEDNVDLNSFIKKQLQAFYKVETAFDGEEGLQKALALKPEIIISDIMMPKMDGITMLDKLKNNLETSHIPVVLLSAKSSIESRIEGLNYGADFYITKPFSTDFLMASVKNLIRQRAALFQKMLNGKISELKPGKILMTSKDEDFLKRVVQIINDNMDDSAFNIEATAAQLNMAHNTFYKKFKSLTNLTPVEFVRDIKLQRAKEYLETGEYNVSEVAYMTGFNNPKYFSTCFKDKYHMSPSTVSRFKTKQL, encoded by the coding sequence ATGGAACAAAAGGTCCTAACTGAAAGATGGATGCTACCTCAAATAAGGATTATTTCGGGGCCTCTAAAAAAGTTTATTATATTATTGATTTTACTTCTGTCTGGCAATATTGTCATTAAGGCACAGGTAAAAACCAGAATAGATTATTATGGCACAGAAGATGGTCTTTCTCATCACATTATAACAACTATTATAAAAGACAAAGATGGTTTTATGTGGATGGGCAGTTGGAATGGCATTAATCGCTTTGACGGTGAAAAATTTGTGAGTTATAAGCCTTCTGCGGATGATAAATACCAACTTGAAAATAACAGGATAGATCAATTGGTGGATGATAAAATTGGTAGCCTTTGGTTTAAGGCATATGATAAGCATATTTATAGGTTCGATAAGAAGAGCAGGAAGTTTTATCCATTGTACGCTTTGTTGAAGAACAGTAGTATGCACAATATTCACTTCCAAAATTTATTCAATAGCCGGGACGGCCTCATCTGGTTGTTGTCCGAAAATAAAGGTATCTTTTGTATTAACCCAAAATCAGCACTGACAAAAGAATATTTGCATTTTTCTGAAAAATCAAAAAAACCATATCGCTTAACTTCAAACAAAATCAATTTTTTCTTTGAGGACAAAGAAAACAATATCTGGCTTGGTTCTGAAAAGGGTTTAAATTGCTTGATTGCACATAGAAATCTTCAATATACAAGCATCAATCCTGATGCTAAACTTAATAAGAATGTTTTAATGGCCGCTGAGGATGGCAAGAATGTTTATTTTGGTACAGCAGACGGTATGCTGCTTTTGTTTGATAAGCAAAAGAGGAATCTGTCTTATATCCGATTGTGTCACTCATCAATTAATAGCTTAATCCGCAGCAAGGTTAGCAACTTACTCTATATTACAACCGTGAATGGGGAGCTAATAAGTATAAACACATTAAACCATGTGATTCAAAAACGCGGACCGGGTCTGGGAGAACTCTGGCGCATATATGAAGATCATTCTGGCGTATTATGGATAGAACCTAGAAAATATGGTGCAGTCAAATTTGATCCTTCAACAGGCAAATTCAGTATTATTAGAATGGAACACTCATCATTCAATCAAAGCAATAAAACGTCTTTCTTTAAAGTTCTTGAAGACATTAATGGCAATATATGGATTAATACAAAAGATAATGGCTTCGGATACTACGATAAGGAAGCGAATATAATTAGGCATATCCCCTATGGCGACAGGGGTAATTCTTTCCCGGGTTTTGTAGAATTTGCCTATTACGATACCTCTGGCGTTTTTTGGGTAAAGTCTGATAGGGGGGGTATTATAAAAGTAGCACTTCAACGAAATAACTTCAATAGAAAATTGCTGAAGTTACCACAAGATCTGGAAAGTGAAAATGATGTAAGAGCAGTATTTGCGGATCGCAATAACAGAATTTGGTTCGCCACCAAAAGCAGTGATATTTATATTGTCGATAATTATAAAAAATTACACCCTGTTTTCTTAAACATTTCATCAAAGATGATGGGTCCAATTTATACGATATGTGAAGATAGCAAAGGACGCATTTGGATGGGATCAAAAACGAATGGGATATTCGTCGCAACCCCTGTTGGCAAAGATAAACTGACCTACAAAGTAGTTCACTATGGCAAATCTTCCGTTAGTGATGGTTTGACAAGCAATCAAATTTATTCAATAGTGCAGGACAAATACGGAAATATGTGGTTAGGTTCATTTGATGGTGGATTGATGAAAATTATGGAAACGCCAGAAGGTTTTAAGGATAGATTCTTTTTTCATAATTATCCTAAGACAGGGTTTAATAAGATACGAGATTTGCATTTTGATTTTAAAGGGAATTTATGGATCGGCACTACCGGTGGTTTGATTATAATGGATGGTCAATCAGATACTGCGGATCCCCAATTTATCAGCTATAGAAAACTATCTACGCAGCAGGGAAGCCTTGGCAATAATGATATCCAGGATATTTATGAAGATTCGGAAAAGAGAATATGGCTGGCGACTTCAGGTGGTGGGCTAGCTCAGGCAATTGGCAGATCGATTAAAAATTTGAAATTCAGAAATTATACAGTGCAGGATGGGTTACCTAATGATTTCATATACAGCATTGTAGAAGATAATATCGGTAATTTATGGGTCGCCACAGAAAATGGACTTTCAAAATTTAATTATTCTACCGGTGCATTTATAAACTATAATTTTTATGACGGATTACCGGGAACGCCCTTTTCGGAAGGAGTCGGTGCTAAAGATATGCGCGGGAATATTTATTTTGGATTAACTAAAGGCTATTTACAATTCAATCCTCAGAATTTAAACAACAACCGTATTAAGGGATCTTTGGTATTTACCAATCTCCAGATTAACAACAAAAATGAAATTCTAGGAATGAATGACAATCTTAATGGGCAGGATATTAACTATCTGCATAAGCTTGTTCTCAAATATAATCAGAATGTTTTAAGGTTGGACTGTGCATTATTGGATTACCGTTTCAAGGGTAAGGAACTGATTGCGTATAGATTAAAAGGTTTCGATTCATCATGGTACAAGGCAGATCAAAACACCCAAATCACTTATACAAATCTCCCAGCTGGAAAATATCAGCTGGAAATAAAAGCCCTACGCAAAGATCTATACACGAATAATGTGTACAGAACATTATCCATTATTGTGAAACCTGCTCCTTGGAAGACCTGGTGGGCTTATACGCTCTACGCTATTGCGAGTATAACTTTGATTGTAATCCTTTCCAGATCACTGTTTACCATGTTAAAGCTCAGACATAACATCGAACTTGAAAAAAAACTTGCTGCTTTAAAGCTAAATTTCTTTACCAATGTTTCTCATGAATTAAGAACACCACTTACACTTATACTTGGTCCATTAGAACAGCTGTCGCAAAAAGAAAACTTTTCTTCCGAAGGCAGAGATTACCTGCAGGTAATTAAAAAGAATGCAACTAGAATGGCACATTACATAAATCAGTTATTGGAATTGCGCAAGCTTCAGGCAGGAAGTGCAAAACTAAATATATTATATATCGATATAATAGAACTTGTAAAAAATTGTGGGCAGCATTTTTTAGCAGCAGCCAAGAACAAAGGCATCCATTTTCATATTAATAATACTTCTGAAAAGTTGTTTGCCTTTGTCGATGCAGAGAAGATTGACACAGTTATTTATAATCTTTTGAGTAATGCCTTCAAGTTTACTCCGGATGGAAAACCCATAGAAGTGTTGATAGAATTGTTTCCTGATAGTGGTACTTTCCAAGTGAGCGTTTCAGACGAGGGACCGGGAGTACCCGAAGAGGATCTGCCGAAAATTTTTGAACTTTTCAACAGAGGCAATGAATTAAATAATCATTCAAATGGAACAGGTATTGGGCTGGCTTTATGCCGGGAGCTTGTAGCTTTACACAAAGGAAATATAGCTGCAACCAATCGTAAAACGGGTGGACTCGCTATTTCTTTTATTATTGACTGTAATATTAATAAACAGACTGAACAATCTGTACCTCAAAAATCTTTCGTTCTACATGAGAAGTTGGCGATGGAAAATGATGCATTAAATCCGGACATTCCCACGCATGTAACTTCTAATATGTCTCTAGTATTATTGGTTGAAGATAATGTCGATTTGAATTCTTTTATCAAAAAGCAACTCCAAGCATTTTATAAAGTTGAAACAGCTTTTGATGGAGAAGAAGGACTTCAAAAAGCGCTCGCCCTAAAACCCGAGATTATCATCAGCGATATAATGATGCCTAAGATGGATGGCATTACTATGCTTGATAAATTGAAAAACAATTTAGAGACCAGTCACATACCCGTTGTGCTGCTAAGCGCGAAGTCATCGATTGAAAGCCGTATTGAGGGATTAAACTATGGAGCAGATTTTTATATTACAAAGCCGTTCAGCACCGATTTTCTGATGGCCTCAGTGAAAAACCTTATCCGGCAAAGAGCCGCACTATTTCAAAAAATGCTTAACGGAAAAATCTCTGAATTGAAGCCTGGAAAAATCTTAATGACCTCAAAAGATGAAGATTTTTTAAAAAGAGTTGTGCAAATAATTAATGACAATATGGATGATAGTGCTTTTAATATTGAAGCAACAGCAGCTCAATTAAATATGGCACATAATACCTTTTATAAAAAATTCAAAAGCCTTACCAATCTCACTCCCGTCGAATTTGTACGGGATATAAAACTCCAACGCGCCAAAGAATACCTAGAAACAGGAGAATATAATGTTTCAGAAGTTGCCTATATGACCGGCTTTAACAATCCCAAATATTTCAGCACTTGTTTCAAGGATAAATACCACATGTCTCCCTCTACTGTTTCGAGATTCAAAACAAAACAATTATAG